The region TAACTATTCTGTTTAACTCgtaggaataataaatgcaagAATATTTACTTCGATAATCTGAAATCTAATGGTTTCGATTTTCTtgattgcgtaatataactcaagATTTCATCACAGCCCCAATATCTCATCTCAATACTTCAATTCTATGTAAGCCAAGCGAATAATTACTCAATTCAAGTTTTAAtctttaagcaatttaattaatcttgtgccaaagaaaagaaaaaagaaaccaAGCTACCTGTAATTTGTAGGATCTTGAAATTCCAAAGAAACAGTTTTGTTTCTTTCATCAGACCCACCAAGGAAATCCGATACGCTTTCTCGTGAAGAAGTCGAAGCAATTCTCAAACCACTAGTAGCAAATAAATGGCTACTAGTTTCCTGATGTTGCGCCAGTTCTTGATTTTCCAAGCCATAATGCGCAATCTGAGTCGTAAGAGATTGAAGTTCCATTTCAGATTTCGTAATTTCATTTTGCAGTTGATCAAGAACACTTCGACAACCCCCAACAGGATATCTGGCTCTAGCATTAGCCTGATAAACCATACTTTTAGCAGCCTCATTTCTCAGATTAAGATCAGGTATCTTCTTGAGGGCTTGCACCATGTTACTTACACCAAACAGTTTATGTGCATTCTCAAAATCTTTGGGTGGTCCATTTCCAGGAAAATGTGGTGCAAGAATGCAATCTGGGGGACATTTTCTACGTTGATGTTTGCATGCAGCGCAACCTGGTggcgatgatgatgatggtgcaGTGTTCTTGAGATTACCAGCAGGTGCTGATCTTTGCATTGTAGGGTTTGTTTGAGGATCATAATCAATTGGGTTTGCAAATTTTGTATCTTTCAATACTGAATATGAAGTTTATAACCGTCGTACCGTACTGTTTTACAGCGTCCGAGGGATGGGGCGATTTAGCATTTTAAAACGTGTGTCATCTTGTGTTAGTGCGAGTGTAATCTGTTTTGGAAGAAATTAATTCTGACTTAGTTTACTTCAAAATGGAtgtcaattataattaaatttccaaaaaaaaaaggattgggattccctcaagttcatttgaacttgagggggtcatgttcacgatctacaccgttcattgtaaaataaacggtgtagatcaaaaaggtacaattttgatcaaattaatctacaccgtttattttacaatgaacggtgtagattataAACATGACCCCCTTaaattcaaatgaacttgagggaatctcaatccaaaaaaaaatcgtaaatCTCAgcaattttaattgaatttaaaacgAAAATGGAATCAAGGTTTGCTTTTATTCCATTTTTGGTAGTTGCTTTTCTTCAAAAATGTTATCCCTCATGTATTTGATTTTTTGggttttctttaaaatttcttaTAAACATagaccaatttttattttttatttaaatttatacacGGTGGTGATAcgacactcatttattggtgcaatttgttgaggtgtaagtcatttttaaccaataaataagtgaagtcagcaccgtgtatgaatttgggaaaaaaatgaaagttcatgtatGTTTACGAGAAGTTTGTTAATTGTGTGTATATGGTTTTTTTTTGCTCGAGTTGAGCAATACATTGGATGTGTCAGGATCCTATCTCGTGTCTTAACTCATCTTAAACTCGAGATTAGGTTGACAATTCGACGAATTTCAAAGCTAACCTCAAGTTTAAACTTCGCCACACACGTTTCTGTTCGAGGTAAGCTTAATACTCGTCGAGTATATTGCCTAGCTCGAGCATTAACTTATCTTTCTACCGTAATTAATAAAGtcatgtattttaaaattaaaaaaaaatgtctgGACTTACATATATACATTATTCACAATGAAGTATGAGTTTGATTCATTTCAGAACCCAATCAAAGAAATGTATTTACACAGCATTACTGTTTGAAAGCTATAGGACCTCAAAGAAGCTACAATATTTTCATCTAACCTCAAAGAATCAAACAAGTCTAATGATATGTATCAGAATGCACAGCTTTTCTACATAACTAAAATCATCTAGCTATAAGTGAAATTTCACTGTGTTTTTATAGAAACTTCTGTTGTAGTCTAGGACATTGATCCTTCACCATTTTTCTGAGTAAATTGTGTAGAAGCATCCTTCAGATAGTGATCCTGCTCATATCTAACTGGTTAATTTCTGATCTTCTTCAATCACCGGTTCTTTTCGTCGAATCAAATTAGTTTGCTCTGAAAATATaccaaaaccaatacaaacgctGAAACTTAAGTCTAATTAACATGTTATTTCATGCAAGGCCATTACTGATATGACAAACTAGTAACTTTATGACATGCATGAGATGATTTCACTATGTTAAAGTCTACAAAATTCACAGAACAGAGtaattaattctttaaaaagaGAATATTCATACTCTCatgaaaacaaattaataacaGCTACATAAGGAGTTGTAATTCTGAACACACACTTGACATACAGTAATTTACCAATTAAACAAGCTAGAATTTTGTCCCAAGCAATGTATCATCTAAACATCTAATTCTTAACACACTTGACAGACAGTAATTTCCCATTTAAACAAGCTAGAAAATCTTTCTAATTATATCACAACCAATGTATCATCTAAACATCTAATTAAGTTGTATAGCCAAAAATTGAGAAAGAAGTAAAAGAAGATAACCAAGCTACCTGTAATTTGTAGGATCTTGAAATTCCAAAGAAACAGTTTTGTTTCTTTCATCAGACCCAACAAAAACAGATTCAATACCACCGTACTTAACACCACCAAAATCCGATACGCTTTCTCGTGAAGAAGTTGAATTACGAAAGCCGCCACTTGCACACGATCCTTCTGCTTCATCCTTCAAAGCAATTCCAATTTCTTGATCTCGCGCCAGTTCTTGATTTTGCAAGTCATACATAGGGTAATGCTGAATTGGTAAAGGTTCTTGATGTTCTAAGCCATACATAGAGTACCCCCCATATTGCTGAACTGGCATAGGTTCATACACAGCCGATGTACGAGCAAGATTGTGAGCATAAAACGAAGAACTAGCCGCGAATTCTTGATTCCGATAATACGCAATCTGACTCATAACAGACTGAAGTTCCATTTCAGATTGCCGAATTTGTTCATTCAGTTGAACAAGAATACGTTGACAGCCACCAACAGGGTCTCTGGCTCTAGCATTAGCCTGATAAACCATACTCACAACAGCATCTCTTCTCTGCGTAAAATCGGGTATGTTCTTGAGAGTTTGCACTATGTTACTTACACCAAACAGTTTACGTGCGTTCTCAAAATCTTTATTAGGTGGTGCATTTGCGGGAAAATGTGGTGCAAGAATGCAATCTGGTGGACACTTTCTACGTTGATATTTACATGCAATGcaaggtggtggtggtgatgaTGATGGTGCAGTGTTCTTGAAATTACCAGCAGGCGCTGATCTTTGCATTGCAGGGTTTGTTTGAGGATCATAATCAGTTGGGTTTGAAAATGAAGTTGGTAACCGTCGTACCGTACTGTTTTATAGCGTGCGAGAGATGGGGCGGTTTAGTATTTGAAACGTGTGTCGTATTTGTGTTAGTGCGTGTGTAATCTGTTTTGAAAGAAACTAATTTCacttaaattgaattattttgacTATCATGCTTTTTAAgaataattaacttaatgtggaatttttagcaaaaaaaatgttggaattaattatataaattataatgtggaattttttcatttttttttgtagtaGTGGAATGGACAtatattcgataaatatttattttcgtCTTACTAAGCATATACtacctccggtccataatatttatcgcattcacataaattaaaaaataataaatgtgtcttgatttatatgcttttttactaaattgttcGTATTAATTACAACTTGTTTATGTTTGATTAatctttttattcttattaagttatttattgtTAGGGACAAATTTGGAAAATAACAATAAACGCTCtcttgatattttaaatatgacaaatattatggaccaattttttttccaaatgcgacaaatattatgaaacggAGGAAGTAACATATAATAATTCACACAGTGTTGGATCCTGATATACAATGATTTATCTATTAAAAACTTAGATAGACTTTAATCCGAACGTtaactgttttttaaaatagaaataatatttaattcagGATTAGGGAAAGGTTTAAGATTGCCAAAAGTTAGAGATGAACTTGAGGTAAGTTTGGGATTGGGCCATTGTTGGCAAATATACGAGAAATAACGATTCCACGTAGCGCTATGTGATACCTACATTAAATTTAGTGTGACACTACATAAAATTATTACTCCTTCCATCTTAAAATAGTAGTCcactttcatctttttttttgtcttaaatagttATCCATATTCATAATTCACTATTTAAActgttgatttttttcatttatttttatttaaaggtTATCATTTAATGATATTAggctaaaaaaaaaattagtaggCAGCATGGAGATAAGTATGGGTGAAGCCTTATCAGGGATGGTATCAAGTTAGCTA is a window of Mercurialis annua linkage group LG2, ddMerAnnu1.2, whole genome shotgun sequence DNA encoding:
- the LOC126667348 gene encoding protein LATERAL ORGAN BOUNDARIES-like produces the protein MQRSAPAGNFKNTAPSSSPPPPCIACKYQRRKCPPDCILAPHFPANAPPNKDFENARKLFGVSNIVQTLKNIPDFTQRRDAVVSMVYQANARARDPVGGCQRILVQLNEQIRQSEMELQSVMSQIAYYRNQEFAASSSFYAHNLARTSAVYEPMPVQQYGGYSMYGLEHQEPLPIQHYPMYDLQNQELARDQEIGIALKDEAEGSCASGGFRNSTSSRESVSDFGGVKYGGIESVFVGSDERNKTVSLEFQDPTNYRAN
- the LOC126667349 gene encoding LOB domain-containing protein 24-like; protein product: MQRSAPAGNLKNTAPSSSSPPGCAACKHQRRKCPPDCILAPHFPGNGPPKDFENAHKLFGVSNMVQALKKIPDLNLRNEAAKSMVYQANARARYPVGGCRSVLDQLQNEITKSEMELQSLTTQIAHYGLENQELAQHQETSSHLFATSGLRIASTSSRESVSDFLGGSDERNKTVSLEFQDPTNYSKKTGE